TCCTTCCAGTCGAGCAAGGCGAGCTGACGCAGGCTCGTAAAAGCATTCCCAATGGAGAGTTGATCCTTTGTCTGGCGGTTCTTCTCCAGCAGGATGAGATCATCCAGGGATTTGTGGAATGTGCGCTCCAGCCAGCCCTGCACCGGAGCCAGCGCCGCCCCTTCGTCATAGAGGTAATCAATCAGTTGCGAGGCGAAATAGGGGCTTGGGCTGGAATAGGTTTCGGTCAGCTCCGCCATGATCGAAAAGACCTGGTTGGGATCGCACCGGTTGGCCGTAATCAGCCGGTTCGCCCAGAAATCGGCAACTCCTTGCTCTCGCAGTTCGGTCAGGGCTCGGTTGGCGAGCTGCCCAATGCCCTCAATCAGTACCATGCGCAGCATCAGCGGGATGGCCCAGAGTTCGCCAATCGAGAGCGGTCCCACCGATTGATAGGCCTCAATGAAGGCCAGGATGCTCTCCTCGTTCAGGTGCATCTCGGTGTGGGCGGCCAGTTCCTGCGCCAAGCCGTAGATGCGGGGCAGACCGCGGTTGGGCTCGCTCGCGAGCGTCGGGAGTTGCCGGTAATACCGCCAAGGCAGATTCAGCCGCACGTCACGGGCATTGCTTTCAAGGATGTATTCATTGTCGAGGAGCCACTCGGCGGTCGGCGACACGCTCTGCTGCAAATGGGACGCTTCGGATAGATCCAAGCAAACCTGCTGCACCCACCGGCGGCTCCGTTCCAACCGCCTGAGCAGCTCGGTATTTCGTAGCGGTTTGGAGTCAAGTTGGCGGTCCGTGGCCAGGCGATGGGCATGCTCCTGGATCTGCGCCGAGCTCAGCGTCGTCCCACCAGGGCGCTGGTCCTCTTGGTCTTGGGGTGGGCTTTCGCGCTGGGGATGCAGGAGGAAGACCGCGGGCGGGGTCTCACCGCTTTCCAGCAAGATGGTCACGGGGATCCGCAGTCTTTCAATCGGTGTCCGGACAATCAGGGCGGTCTCCCCGGAGACGAGCCAACGCGTGTGATCCTCAAGCTGTTTTCGCTCGACGCCGAACCTCGATCGCCGTATCCAGACCACACTCAGCAAAACCCCGATGACTCCACACGCGACAGCCGGGAGCAGGAAAGAGGGCAATCCACTGAACATCGGCCCCGCCCACTGAAAGCCCAGCAAGACCACTGTGGCAAGCCCCCCCAACAGGATAAACGCCATGGCTGCCCCGAAAATCCGGTGCCAGCGGAAGGGATCCCCGATGTGGATTTCGCCATCCGTGTTCTTGCTCACCCAAGCGACGCGGCGGTAACCCTTCCTCCGTAATCTCCTGAAAGCTTCGCGAGCTTCCTGACTCTTGACGTAGTATCCAATGAGAATGCCCGTTTTCATTCGCTGTCCTTGAGGGAGGAATACCACGGAGGGCTATCGATCAGTTGTAGCACAGGCCAAACAATGCGTTCCCGCAGCTTCAGCAACCCGGGGCTTCCCATATGACTCCACAAACTACACTTCTGCATGCTACACGACATCATAATATCAAGGTGCACCTTGCGATACCAACACTTACTCGGCCAACATTCCAGTCGGGGAGTAGGCGAACCCCAAGCCTCGACCATGGCTGCGTCCCTCGTCCCGGCCGACCGTTACTCCATGCCGACCTGCTGGTCGGGCACGACGCGAAGGAATAGCCGAATCAGCTGATCAGGCGACGGTGCATCCAGACATACCGCGCTCTCAATGTCATGGTGCACAACGATTAGACACTTAAAGATGGCTCGACGCATTGATGTTCACTTTTCCCGGGAAGCATGATGCCTCGCGGATGTGATCGTGGTATCTGTGGTGGAAACACCCCGTGTCGCGGCAGACCGGGCTTTGATTGAGGCATACTCGTAGTTGGTAGAGAATGGCTGGCGAACTGTCGGAAAATCATGCCTCCAAAATGTCTCCACCTGTGTCTGTTTTCGCCAGAGTCCTTGCTCTGGACACCCCTGTCAAGCACGAAAAACGCGGCTTGATCGATTTATCGGTCCAGGCATCGGACTGACCTTCTGGACATATGTCCACATTGGTTGTCCGGATGCCCCTGCGGGAAAATGCCTCACCGTATTGTCATGGCGGATAGGTCCATGACAACGTGCATTGAAAACGGCGTACGAATCCCCGGTCACGCCCAAGCTCTTGATAGCAAAGCGCTTATAGATGTAGCATGTTTTCGGGCTTGGCAGATAACCAGCCTTGCGGTTGTAGGCGAACACGGACAAAAGGACACACCCTGAGCCACAAAGAACTCCATGATCTCCCGCTTGCGTTAGCCTGCGGTATAACTCGAGGCGGTCTGGTCGTCCAAGGCCATCATATCGATCCCTTTGCCCACGAGCAACTTGTGAGTTTCCAGGTCGTTGCTGCGTACCACGTAGTGAATGGCTTGAGCAAACTACGTTGCCGAGCATGCTCTTGTCACGGCTTGAGAAGGTGCTGGTAGCAATCCTTCAGGACGATGAGCTGCTGTTCCTGCTCGGCGCTGAAATGGCCCTTGCTGTGGGCGTACGTGTCCATCCAGGTGAACAGCCGCTCGAAGCAGTCCTCGCCCAGCGGGATTCGCTTGTGAATGGGGTCCTGCGAGAGCAGCACGAACAGCTTGCTCTGGCGGGCGACGCCGTCGCCCGGAAAGGACCTGTCCTTCTCGAAAGCCAGCTTCTCCAAATCGTTCTCGGAGAAGGTGATAAGGTTTCGGTAGGAGTCTTGCCCCGTCAGATCGAATTGAGCCGCCTTGACATCGGGGCTGCCGAGGCTGTGACATTCAACGCAACTGCGGTCCAGTACGGGCTGGACGAGCCGGTCGAACCGTAGCGGCCAGGAGCCTTCAGGACCCGGGCGTAGCTTCGAGGGACCTCGTTCGGATGCCAGCGGCCTCGCGCCTGTCGGCGGAGCCTGATCGCGGGATTCGTGACAGCCGATGCAGGAGAGCGTCTGGCCGGGCAGGACATACGTGAGAGAGCGCATGGTCTGCACCGCCATGCCCCGCTCGTCGAGAGCCTGGAAGAAAATGGGGATGCCGGAGGGGACCCGCATGTGGGCGGAGCCGTCCGGCTCGACGGGCACGGTTCCGAGCACGTACTTGCCGGGGTCCTCAGCCGAGACACCAATGGACGGCCGATTCATGTGCGGCTGCACTTTCGGGGGCACGGCCACGACACGAAGCCACTTGATGGAACCCCGCGCGACGCCGGTCAGACCCTGGTAGACATCCTGGACGAGGAGATTGCCCTCCTGGACGCCGTCCCAGTCGACCTCGGTCGGCTGCACGGGGGGTTTGCGGCGCGGCCGGATCGGGATCGGGTACATGCTGGAGATCGTCTCGTCCCGATACAGCAGTTCGAGGTTGCCGAAGCGATCGCACAGATAGATGCCCATCGCGTTGACGGGGTTTCGCTCGTCCTTGATCTGGGTACTGCCCGCGTGCGGCGGGAGTCTGTGCGTGCTCCAGCCCACCAGATACACGTCCTCCGAGAGCGGATAGGGGCTCGCATAGTACGTGTCGTGCCAGGCCTCCGTCTCGGGAAAGGGCACTTCGGGCGTCAATCGTGTCAACGGGGCCTCGTCTTCGTCGCCCAAGCTGCGATTCAACAGGGCCAGCGCACCGCCCTCGATGGAATGATGAGCGGCACCAGTGAAGAGGATCTTCGTCGAATTCGGGATCGAACGGGCCTCGGAGACAATCTGCGGCTTGACCGTGTAGTTGCCGTAAACGAGTTGCGGGTTCGTACCATCCTGATTGACGGACCAGAGGCTGAAAAAGTCACCGTTGAAGCGGTCGATGTAATCCCATCGCGTGTAGAGGATGCGTCCATCCTCGGCGACGGATGGGGTGTACTCGAACGTCTCGAAGGCGGAGATCGGGCGGATGTTGTGCCCGTCGGCGTCCATAACGTGCAAGGTGTAGACGGCGCAGGGGCGCTTGTTGTCCCCGCCGCAGCGGACATAGCTGTCGGGCAGCGTCTGCGTGAGGGTCAGGGCGGTGTTGGCCGTAGTACACTGAAGGAACGTCCCCTTGCGCGTCGACAGAAAGACGATCTCGCCACTCGGCAGATAGCGGGCGTCGAAGTCGTCGTATCGGCCGTGCGTGAGCTGGCGGACGCCCGTGCCGTCAAGATTCATCTCGTAGACCTGATAGAAAGTGTCTTCAGGCAGCTTCGTCTTATCCACCTTTTCCATGTCCGAGACATGCGGATAGTGGCGGCAATAGGCGAAGAGCACCCGTTTGCCGTCGTAGGACAGATCGGGGCGAAGGAAATTGCCCTCGGCCCACCCCTGCGTGAGGCATCGCAGGCGGGGTGTTGGCCCCTTGAAACCATCGAGAATATAGACGCCGCCGCCGGGCCGAGACCACCAGCCATAATACTGGTCGGAGATGTGTGGCAGTGTGCCGGGGGCGCGTTTAACGAAAAGGATGCTGTCGAAATCAAGAAGCGGATTCGCCAAGGCCATCTCGCGAATGGCCCATCGTATCTGGAGATATGATCCCTGTCTGCGGTCGGCGTCCGTGAGGGCGGCAAACTTCTCCAATGGCGCAACGTCAACTCCCACGCCTCGCAGATGATCGGCAAGCCTCACTCCTCGCATCAGAATCAGATCGATGGGCGTCCCGGACTCTGTGTGGCTGTGTCTTCGCGACCACTGGCTGATGGAGCTTTGAATGCACGGCCTGCCAAGAGCGATGTTCGTGTCGGCGCCGACGGGATAGACTTCGACCTCGTCCAGGTGGAGATAGTCCCTGCCGGGCAGTTGCAGTCTGACGAAGCGGGCGGCGACGCCGCGGAGCGCGACCGTAAGAGGCTTGCCGTCGGCGTGGCCGAAGAATGTTGTGCCGTCGTGCTGATAGACCTGCCGGAAGTCGTTGCCGTCGGTCGAGACCAGGACGATTAGCCGGGCCGCCCGCTGGGCGAAGTCGGTCCGATTGTACATGCGCATGCGATCCAATTCGTAGCACGTGCCCAGATCGACCTGCCACCACGGGCGATCCTCATGCTCTGTGTGGAAGCCCCATTGGCCGTTCTTGATCCCGTCACACGCTCCGGCGGCGTCCTGCTCCCGTGTGACGGGCGACTCCGGGGTCCGAAGCCGGTCTTGCAGCCTCCAATCGGCCTCGATCAGCCCTCTGGAGACCACCGAAGACGCGCTCGATACGCCCGCAAGCAACAGGATCAACACGGCCGTCCAAAGCCTGTTTCGCAGTTGCCATAGTTCCATGACCATGCTCCTTACGCTTTCAATGGGCGAAACGCCCGTGGTGCTTTTCATCTCGTTGCGGCTGTCCGGTCATGCGGTCGCGTTGCGCTTAGAGAGACAGAATGTACGCCGCCAGATCGGAGATCTCCTCCTCGGACAGATCGGATGTCTTGCCGTGCATGTCTTGGCGGTTATGTGTTGTCAAGACCTCTTCGACAGTCCTTGCGCGACCGTCATACAGATAGGGCGCCGTCCGCCAGAGTTCAACCAACGGAGGCGTCACGAATTCCGTGATACCGCGCTCATCCGGCCCCAACCCAACGCCATGCAGCTTGCCATCCGTGTAGTACCGGCCCGAATGACAGGCGGCACAGTTGGCCTGCTCGAACAGTGTCTTTCCGCGCAGCGCCGATGCACTGAGCATTTCGTTCTCAAGAGAGGGACTCGGAACCGGACGCAGGGCCTTCAGGTATGCATCGACTGCAGCGGGAACCTCTTCAGGCACGACCAAGAACTGAATGAACCGAAAGCCCGCGCGCACAGCCGTCTCGGCACAGTCGCGAATTCCGGTGATCATCACCGGCGGTGTCGCGTGGGTGTGCAGCATACTGCGGCTGTTCTTGGGGTTGCCGATTCCGTCGTTCAACAGGTCCCAGTTCAGGGCGTCCGTGCGGGCGTCCGGGTGACAACTGGCGCAGCTTTGCCATTGCTGGAAGCACAGGGTCGCGTCGTGAAAAGCCATCTCGCCGCGACGGATCTGGCACGGCTCGGCCGACGGGCTCAGCGCAATCGACGTGACCGTCACAGGCACCCGATGCAGGTCCACCCAGGCCAGACTGTCGCTGAAATACTCGGCCGCCACAACCGTATGACCCGCTGCGGCAACCCCTCGCGGGCCCTCGCCCGGCAACGACACACGCCGACGTATGCCGACAAGAAAGCCAAGATCGTTCGGAATATCCTCCAGACTGGTGGAGACTTCACTGACCCGCTCGCCGCCGGCAACGCGACCGATCTTCTGATGCAGGGCCTGCCGGTCGATCACACTCAACTCATGCGTGCCGGAATGAGCAACCACAATGCTTCGACCGTCGGCCGTACAGACGACTCCCCACGGATTGGCGGCTCCCAAATCCACGTCGTCCAGCAGAACCGTCGTCAGCCACCGGCGCTCGTTCAGGTCAATGATGCTCAAGGCGCTGGTGTTCATCCATCCCCGCTCCACCTGCGTCGTCGGTACACCGAAACGGCCCAGCGTATGGGGGACATATGCAAACCGGCCGTCGGGCGAAATGCACAGGTCGCGCACGCTCGTTGATCCGTTGGGCAACAGTACGGACGCGGCGATCTCAAACGATGCCGTGTCGATCAGGTCGACCCTCGCGGCCACATGATCGCCGACAGCGGCCTGCGACGGAAGATGATGCGCGACAACGAGCAGCGCATCGTCGGGCGTTCTCGCCGCGGCAATCGGCTCGCGCGCCACCGCAAGGCGTCTGCGCACGCGGCGGTCCGCCAGGTCATATGCGACCACTTCATTGTCGAATCGGTTGCAGACAAACAGCGTTCGACCGTCCGCAGACACAACCGGCGCGACCGGGGTATGCCCGGCCGCCAGTGTGAAGTCGATTCTTGCTGCATTCGTATCGATCACAGCAACCTGTCCGGTGTCCAGTCCGCACGTGACAAACAGTCGATTTCGAGCCGTATCCAACGCAAGACCCGACGGCGCTGCGGCCATCGCAATGGAACCGACGATTTTCTTGGATGCCGGATCGACCACGTCGACGCGCCGTCCCGTGTGTTGGACCACATAGACCCGACCACCCTCCGGCGAGACCGCCACGGCCAGCGGCGAGCCGTACGGATAGTCCTCGCCCAGCGGCGACCCTTCGATGCTCAAAGGAGCCGCGGATCGTTGGACCGCTGCACTGGCGTACAACAGTCCCACCGTCAAACACATGATACCAACGACGCTCGTCATCACGTACCCGATGCGGAGGATGCACCGAGGTGTTGCCCCACCTGCCTGTTCTTTCATGGCCCGTTTTCCTTTACCATCCGATCAGTGCCCGGCGTCGGTACACTCATTCGATACGCTTCGATTGATGTCCCTGTCGTACAGCTTCTCACCTTTTCGTATGGCTTCACGATAACGCTGTTCGATCTCCCGGCGGCGTTGGTACTTCTGCTCTCGCCACAGGTCGATACCGCTGAGATCAAAGCCTTCCATGCCCACATCGGGATTGTTCGCCAGATTCTCCTTGCCGGTCGATATGATCTCCAGTGCCTCACTGTATTTCAGTGTCTCAGTGTCCGAGAAGTTCTTGAAAATGGGGCTGACTTCCGGACGATCAAAACTTACCAGTGGACCCTGGTTGCTCGCATGGCCGAACTGACGCCCTAGATCCCGGCCCGTCAATTGGCTCAATCGATTCACCTGGAGCGCACGGATGGGTGAACGTCCCCCTGGATGGTCAGGATACGAGGTGGCATAGTCGGGATAAAAAACGGCGTTCAGATCGATCCACGTCACAATCCGGTCGAACTCCTCGCCCGTCACTTCGACATCGTCGTGTGTATCGTGTTCGTTGCGAAGCACACGCACCAGCGGACTGGCATGAGAGCCCCAGGAATAGGGCTGCTGGACCTCCGCGGGACCTCCGCCGATAACCTTGATATACCTCTTGCGCCATAGCTCGTTGTACGAGGTGTTGAAGATCAAATTGCGGTCTGCGGCCAGATTCAGCTTTTCGCCGGCCGGTGTGCCGAAGTCGTGACATCCAACACAGCTCCGCTCGAATACAGGCTGCACTTCGGCCATGTAATCGAAGTTACTGCTGTGGCCGTGCCAGCCCTGCAATGCATCCGGAGACTTTCGCATAGCCAACGGCACAGGGCCTCTTGCGATTGGTGGCGCCATGCGCCGGTCGTCGTGGCACCCGATGCAGCCCGTCGTCTCGCCCGATTGCACCACCGTGCCGCTGCGCATCGACTGGATCATCATGCCATTCTCGTCCAGCAACTGGAAATAGACGAACCGGTCCGC
Above is a genomic segment from Anaerobaca lacustris containing:
- a CDS encoding discoidin domain-containing protein; the protein is MELWQLRNRLWTAVLILLLAGVSSASSVVSRGLIEADWRLQDRLRTPESPVTREQDAAGACDGIKNGQWGFHTEHEDRPWWQVDLGTCYELDRMRMYNRTDFAQRAARLIVLVSTDGNDFRQVYQHDGTTFFGHADGKPLTVALRGVAARFVRLQLPGRDYLHLDEVEVYPVGADTNIALGRPCIQSSISQWSRRHSHTESGTPIDLILMRGVRLADHLRGVGVDVAPLEKFAALTDADRRQGSYLQIRWAIREMALANPLLDFDSILFVKRAPGTLPHISDQYYGWWSRPGGGVYILDGFKGPTPRLRCLTQGWAEGNFLRPDLSYDGKRVLFAYCRHYPHVSDMEKVDKTKLPEDTFYQVYEMNLDGTGVRQLTHGRYDDFDARYLPSGEIVFLSTRKGTFLQCTTANTALTLTQTLPDSYVRCGGDNKRPCAVYTLHVMDADGHNIRPISAFETFEYTPSVAEDGRILYTRWDYIDRFNGDFFSLWSVNQDGTNPQLVYGNYTVKPQIVSEARSIPNSTKILFTGAAHHSIEGGALALLNRSLGDEDEAPLTRLTPEVPFPETEAWHDTYYASPYPLSEDVYLVGWSTHRLPPHAGSTQIKDERNPVNAMGIYLCDRFGNLELLYRDETISSMYPIPIRPRRKPPVQPTEVDWDGVQEGNLLVQDVYQGLTGVARGSIKWLRVVAVPPKVQPHMNRPSIGVSAEDPGKYVLGTVPVEPDGSAHMRVPSGIPIFFQALDERGMAVQTMRSLTYVLPGQTLSCIGCHESRDQAPPTGARPLASERGPSKLRPGPEGSWPLRFDRLVQPVLDRSCVECHSLGSPDVKAAQFDLTGQDSYRNLITFSENDLEKLAFEKDRSFPGDGVARQSKLFVLLSQDPIHKRIPLGEDCFERLFTWMDTYAHSKGHFSAEQEQQLIVLKDCYQHLLKP
- a CDS encoding c-type cytochrome; translated protein: MKEQAGGATPRCILRIGYVMTSVVGIMCLTVGLLYASAAVQRSAAPLSIEGSPLGEDYPYGSPLAVAVSPEGGRVYVVQHTGRRVDVVDPASKKIVGSIAMAAAPSGLALDTARNRLFVTCGLDTGQVAVIDTNAARIDFTLAAGHTPVAPVVSADGRTLFVCNRFDNEVVAYDLADRRVRRRLAVAREPIAAARTPDDALLVVAHHLPSQAAVGDHVAARVDLIDTASFEIAASVLLPNGSTSVRDLCISPDGRFAYVPHTLGRFGVPTTQVERGWMNTSALSIIDLNERRWLTTVLLDDVDLGAANPWGVVCTADGRSIVVAHSGTHELSVIDRQALHQKIGRVAGGERVSEVSTSLEDIPNDLGFLVGIRRRVSLPGEGPRGVAAAGHTVVAAEYFSDSLAWVDLHRVPVTVTSIALSPSAEPCQIRRGEMAFHDATLCFQQWQSCASCHPDARTDALNWDLLNDGIGNPKNSRSMLHTHATPPVMITGIRDCAETAVRAGFRFIQFLVVPEEVPAAVDAYLKALRPVPSPSLENEMLSASALRGKTLFEQANCAACHSGRYYTDGKLHGVGLGPDERGITEFVTPPLVELWRTAPYLYDGRARTVEEVLTTHNRQDMHGKTSDLSEEEISDLAAYILSL